In Candidatus Binatus sp., the sequence AAAGACCCGCACGATGCACCCGGCGCGCATCGTCAATGCGATCGCAAAATTCAGCCGATCTCAGATCGCTCGAACCAGCAGTGCGCCCAATCCTCCGACCACCAGAATGGTGTTGATGGCGAACGTAACGATCGCGCCGGGCGCGCGCTTTTCCGGAGCGTTCAAGTAGCCGTTGGCGTAAAGGATGCGGCCCAGCAGGAACAGCACCCCGAGCGCCACGCCGATCTGATAGTTCACGCCGAGTGAAAAAATCCAGACCGCCGGAAGGAAGACGATCAGCGCCTCCAGTGTGTTCTGATGCACCCGGAAGTAGCGCTCGAATTGCGCGTTTCCTGTGGTCGCCGGCGCCTCGACCTTGTACTTCAAACGCGCGCGTCCAACCATCGCGCCGAGCACCGAATACTCGATCAACGCCAGCAGCGTGACGATTTCGAGTCCCGCATAGCTCATCATACCCGCACCTCCCATCCTCGTTGTGGCGGCAGACCCGCGTTCGCTTGGATGAAGCTACTCGCGCCGAGGCGGAGGAGCTAGATGCTACGGGCGCGCGTACTTGGCGATTCGTGCCGCCTCGAGCGCGTCGGCCACCTCGCGCGGCGGCGCCTGCGGCATCCAGCCCTTGGTGTAGTCGCGCGTCTCCCAGGTGCGATCGTTCGCATCCCAGACGTACGGCAGCTCGACGATCGTGCCGGGCGCGATGATCGTGTCGAATGCGCGCATCGCGTCGGTCACGATCCGGCGCTGCAGCTCGGGCTCGTTCGGCTTGCCGGTCTGATGGCCGAGCGGAAAATTCACAAACACCCCGCGCGGCGCTTTCACGGAGCGCGTGATGTCGAGCGCCGACGTCATGCACAGCGACGGAATTCCCGCTTCTTCGGCCACGCGCGCGATCAGTCCAACGGACTGATGGCACACGGGTCAGGCAGGGACGAGGTAGAAGGCGTCGGCGTGCGCGCGTTTGAGTTCATCGACGATTTGCGGCGCGAGTTCGTCGCGGACTTGGCGCGCGGAATAAATCCCGCCCATGAAACTGAAGACGGGATCTATCAGCTCGCCGATCACGCCGGCAGATTCGAGTTCGCGAAGCCGCTCGAGCGGAAACACGCAATTGGGATCGATCGCGGCATCGTGCGTCGGGTAGCCGAAGTGCCAGACGTTGAGCTCGTCGCAGCGCGCATTTTTTGGGATGCGCCGGTACGTCGAATCCTCGCGATGAAAGCGCGGCTGATCGCGATACATGAATCCGCCCGAACTCATCATCGCGACGCGGCACTGCGCAATCGGTTTTGTGAGCGGAGTGAACGGCACGGTCTCATTGACGACCCAACGGTACGGAATGAAATCGCCGTACAGATCGCGCGTGCGTGGAATGTAATCGACTGGCATCTTTGTTATGCTCCGTTCGCGCGGCGCGGTTTCGATCAACACGCATCCGGCGGAAACATCATCTTATCCGCCCGGAACTCGCGCACCACAAGATCAATAAAGCCCTTGCGCACCGGCCACTCAAGCCGCGTATCGCGCCAATGAATTCGGCCGTCGGGGCCTTCGAGTTCGCTCGCGATGTCGTGCATATTTGCGAGCGCGCGCTTTAGACGATCGTTGTCGGCGGCGACGGCGGGAATCGCGCGCATCCGATTCATCCAGGCGCTGAGTCGAGGATAGGAATCCATCGCGATGCCCATCGCGGGCGCAGACGGCACGTAACAGATCGCGGACAGGTCGGCGATGCTGACGTTGTCGAAGAAGAACTGCCGCTCGCCGAGCGCCGCTTCGAGGCGCGCGAGCAGGCGCGAAAATTCGTCGCGGGCGGCGCGGGCCATCGCATCAGCCTCGGGAGAATTTTTGCGCAACTGCGACATCCAGTAACCGTAGCTGACGGCATCGAAGCCGCGATCGCAGAGATCCTCGAGCGTACGCATTTGCGCGCGCGCGAATGGATCCTTCGGAAACAGCGGCGGTGTCGGATACGCATCTTCGAGGTATTCGCAGATGATCGTGGAGTCGGAGATCGTGCGGCCGTCGTCGAGCACCAGGACTGGAACTTCGGCGCGTTCGCTGGCGGCGCGGAGATCTTCTTTTCGATCGAGCGAGTAGCATCGTTCGATCGGCTCGAAGGCGACGCCTTTGAACTCGAGCGCCATTTGGGCCTTGCGCGCGTAGGGGCTCGTTGCGTAGGTGAATAACTTCATGGTGGTCGAACTCCGTCGGCTATCTTAGTTGAGGCAGCACTTCGAGACCGAATCGATCGAGCGAGCGGCGCGCCTTGGCGGGATCGAGTCCCGGCAGTTGCGTCACGACGATCAATTCCGTGAACGGGGTTGCGTCGAGAATCGCGTTCAGCTTGTCGCGAACTTCGGCCGGCGTTCCGAGCACGCTGGTACGCCGCAGCCGCTCGGGGTCGGGACGAATCAGCACTTTGCTCTGGTCAGTGGTGCCGGCGGCGGCGGAAAGCCACTTGCCGTACAACTCAGCCTGATACATGAGGGCATCGCGCGTGTCGCGCCAGGCCTCTTCTTCACTGTTCGCGACGTACACCGCGCGGTTGGCGACGATATTGTATTTTGATGGATCTTTGCCGGCCGCCTTCAGCGCCTCGATATAAATGCCAGCTTCTTTGCGCCCGCCCACGCAGGCGAACGAAAGATCGAGCTTCGCGGCGCGGCGAATCGCCTTGGGCGCGCCTGCGCCCCACAGCAGCTCAGGATACGGCTGGCTCACGGGTCGCGGCAGTACGCGCACGTCGCGAAACTTGAAATACTTGCCATCGAAGCTGAAACGTTCTCCGGTCCACGCGAGCTTCAATATTTCGAGCGTCTCGAGCGTGCGGCCGAGGCGCTCGGCGCGTGGAATTCCGAAGCCATCGAATTCTTCCGCCCGATAGCCTTGCCCGATTCCAAGCCGCAAACGCCCGCCCGAGAGCACATCGACGAAGGCCGAATCTTCGGCGAGCTTCAACGGATGAACGAAAGGCGCGAGCAAAACGTAAGTGCCGATCGTGACGCGAGTGGTGCGCGCAGCAATCGCGGCTGCGGCCGGCATCATCGCGGGCAGGTACCCGTCGTCGGTGAAGTGATGCTCCGTCAGCCAGATCGAATCGAAGCCCATCGCCTCGGCCGCCTGCACCTGCTCAAAGCAGTGACGATAAAGGTCGCGAAACGAAATCGTCGAAGTCGGAGGATTGCGGAAGTCGAGCTGATAGCCGATTTTTGTTTTGCGCATTTTTTCAGACCCCACGCGGCGACTAGCTCCAGCGCACTAAGTGCTGAGCAGGACCGCCTCGATCAGCGTGCGGCGAGGCCGCCGTCAACGATCAATTCGGTGCCAGTGATGTAGGATGCATCGTCGGAGAGCAGAAACACGATCGCTTTCGCGATTTCCCACGGCGTGCCCTGCCGATGCATCGGGATGCCCGGCGCCACTCGCGCTTCGCGATCGCCGATCAGCCGGCGCACCATCGACGAATTGATCAGGCCGGGCAGTATCGTGTTGACGCGGATGTTGTCGCGGGCGTGCGAGACCGCCGCCGAACGCCCTAATCCGAGCAGCGCGGCCTTGGTCGCCTCGTAGGAAATCATGCGGTTGCTGCGCAGCGCGGCGAGCGACGACACGTTGACGATCGCGCCGCCGCCGGCTTTGGCGATCTCCGGGACCGCGTAGCGCATCGTGAGAAAATGGCTTCTCAGATTCACCGCGAGCATCGTGTCGAACTGCTCGGTAGTGGTTTTAAGCAGGCTGCCGCCGATGCCGATGCCGACATTGTTCACGAGCAGATGCAGCGCGCCGAATGCTTTGATCGTCGCCTCGACTGCGCCGCGGCATTGATCCTCGATACTAACGTCGGCTGCGACCGCTTCCGCGCGTCCGCCTTCTTCACGAATCGCATTGGCGGTCTGCTGCGCGAGTTCGAGCGAACGATCAGCGACCATCACCGCGGCGCCTTCGCGCGCGCACATGATTGCGGTGGCGCGTCCATTGCCGATCGATAATTTCTCGCCCGTGTTGGCGGGACCGTCAGCGCCGCCACCGATAATCAACGCGATCTTGCCCGCTAGCCGAGCCATGGTGCGCCTCCTTTGGAACAGGATGTCCCACTGATAACGCAATCGCTCGAAACTTGCACACGAACTCGCGTAGGCCGGACAATGCGAAGATCGGGGATGCACGCTATTCGTTCCTGACTGAGCATTTGACGGTTGGAGCGACCGACGCCGGCAACGCGGTTGGACCAGCCAAAAAGTCCTACGACGAAGCGCGGATCTCTGGGAAGAGGAGACTGCAAAGTGCTGAAAGCGAACAATCGGCCTAGAATCGAGGCTTTGGCGCCGGATTGCATGTTTCTGGAGGCTCAAAGAATCGAATTGCCCAGCCTTCGCCGCCTTCTTCAAGCTGGAACGTTTGACACAAAAGACTGGCATTTTCTGCAGCCCAAGACGTCTTGAGCAATACTTCCGCAGTCTTCTCGCCCTTCGATTTTACTTCGGCGGAATAGGAGCTCAATGCTCCGAAAGCGCCATAGTTCCACGTGAGACAGTTCATTGCCGCGCCCCCGCAGAGCAGGTCAGCGTTGCGTCGGCCTTCGTTGCTCATCAGTTCCGTAATTGCGGCAGAGTTGTTGCCCCTGAACGCCTCGAAAGCCTTGAGAACGATCCGGTCGGGAGTAGGATGATGGTAATTCGTCCAAGACCACCATCCCAACCCCAGTGCGACGACGATCACAATGATAGCGGGAATCGAGCGATTGGAAATCGGAGTTCCGCCGCTTACATTGGCAGTTGAAAGCTTTAGAGGGGTAGCCAACGAAGTGCGGGTCGGTTGATACGAGGGTGCTGGGATGCCTGTTCGCAGCACAGCCGGTTCTTGCGACGCGCTACTCTCGAGATTTGTCCCGCATCTGCCGCAAAATCGCGCCTCCTGCCTAGCTGGCACGTGTCCACATTTTGCACACATCTTCACGAGCTAGTTCACTCGTTTTCCAAATGTATGCGTATGCAGAAATTCAAGTGCCCGACGTACTAACCAACGAATCCGCCTTACGTCAC encodes:
- a CDS encoding MAPEG family protein, which codes for MMSYAGLEIVTLLALIEYSVLGAMVGRARLKYKVEAPATTGNAQFERYFRVHQNTLEALIVFLPAVWIFSLGVNYQIGVALGVLFLLGRILYANGYLNAPEKRAPGAIVTFAINTILVVGGLGALLVRAI
- a CDS encoding glycine/sarcosine/betaine reductase selenoprotein B family protein, yielding MPVDYIPRTRDLYGDFIPYRWVVNETVPFTPLTKPIAQCRVAMMSSGGFMYRDQPRFHREDSTYRRIPKNARCDELNVWHFGYPTHDAAIDPNCVFPLERLRELESAGVIGELIDPVFSFMGGIYSARQVRDELAPQIVDELKRAHADAFYLVPA
- a CDS encoding glutathione S-transferase family protein, encoding MKLFTYATSPYARKAQMALEFKGVAFEPIERCYSLDRKEDLRAASERAEVPVLVLDDGRTISDSTIICEYLEDAYPTPPLFPKDPFARAQMRTLEDLCDRGFDAVSYGYWMSQLRKNSPEADAMARAARDEFSRLLARLEAALGERQFFFDNVSIADLSAICYVPSAPAMGIAMDSYPRLSAWMNRMRAIPAVAADNDRLKRALANMHDIASELEGPDGRIHWRDTRLEWPVRKGFIDLVVREFRADKMMFPPDAC
- a CDS encoding LLM class flavin-dependent oxidoreductase → MRKTKIGYQLDFRNPPTSTISFRDLYRHCFEQVQAAEAMGFDSIWLTEHHFTDDGYLPAMMPAAAAIAARTTRVTIGTYVLLAPFVHPLKLAEDSAFVDVLSGGRLRLGIGQGYRAEEFDGFGIPRAERLGRTLETLEILKLAWTGERFSFDGKYFKFRDVRVLPRPVSQPYPELLWGAGAPKAIRRAAKLDLSFACVGGRKEAGIYIEALKAAGKDPSKYNIVANRAVYVANSEEEAWRDTRDALMYQAELYGKWLSAAAGTTDQSKVLIRPDPERLRRTSVLGTPAEVRDKLNAILDATPFTELIVVTQLPGLDPAKARRSLDRFGLEVLPQLR
- a CDS encoding SDR family NAD(P)-dependent oxidoreductase, producing the protein MARLAGKIALIIGGGADGPANTGEKLSIGNGRATAIMCAREGAAVMVADRSLELAQQTANAIREEGGRAEAVAADVSIEDQCRGAVEATIKAFGALHLLVNNVGIGIGGSLLKTTTEQFDTMLAVNLRSHFLTMRYAVPEIAKAGGGAIVNVSSLAALRSNRMISYEATKAALLGLGRSAAVSHARDNIRVNTILPGLINSSMVRRLIGDREARVAPGIPMHRQGTPWEIAKAIVFLLSDDASYITGTELIVDGGLAAR